In a genomic window of Alphaproteobacteria bacterium:
- a CDS encoding NAD-dependent epimerase/dehydratase family protein yields MDIRGKKLVLIGGAGLIGSHTADQLLAEDVGEIVIYDNFVRGTHENLTSALKDPRVKIFDVGGDICQTDILEAAIKGADGVFHFAALWLLQCYDFPRAAFDVNIRGTFNVLEGCYKNNVKRLVYSSSASVYGDAVAEPMTEDHPFNNTNFYGATKIAGEAMAKALHHRYGLPYVGLRYMNVYGPRQDYQGAYIAVIMKMLDNLDRGQPLVVYGDGSQAYDFVYVGDCAAANICAMKAESVDRFYNVGTGKRTSIKELGELLLRITGSSAGITYNPGGLTFVKNRIGCPKQASKEIGFDAKVGLEEGLERLIEWRSAHKEEVVARRAKAR; encoded by the coding sequence ATGGATATTCGCGGTAAAAAACTTGTTCTGATCGGCGGGGCCGGTCTCATCGGTTCACACACTGCCGACCAGTTGCTGGCGGAGGACGTCGGTGAAATTGTCATCTACGATAACTTTGTGCGAGGCACGCACGAGAACTTGACCAGCGCCTTGAAAGACCCGCGTGTCAAGATCTTCGACGTGGGCGGCGATATATGTCAGACGGACATTCTTGAGGCCGCCATCAAGGGCGCCGATGGCGTCTTCCACTTCGCCGCGCTTTGGCTTTTGCAATGCTACGATTTTCCGCGCGCAGCCTTCGACGTTAACATCCGCGGTACGTTCAACGTGCTGGAGGGGTGCTACAAGAACAACGTTAAACGGCTGGTATATTCGTCATCCGCCTCGGTTTATGGTGACGCCGTCGCAGAGCCGATGACGGAAGATCACCCCTTCAACAATACGAACTTCTACGGTGCCACTAAAATCGCTGGCGAGGCGATGGCCAAGGCGCTTCATCATCGCTATGGCCTGCCCTATGTCGGCCTTCGTTACATGAATGTTTATGGGCCGCGCCAAGATTATCAGGGCGCCTACATTGCCGTAATCATGAAGATGCTAGACAATCTCGACCGCGGCCAACCCTTGGTCGTGTATGGCGACGGAAGCCAGGCATATGACTTCGTTTATGTCGGCGACTGCGCGGCGGCGAATATCTGCGCCATGAAAGCCGAATCGGTGGACCGCTTTTACAACGTTGGAACGGGCAAGCGTACATCGATCAAGGAGTTGGGAGAATTGTTACTTCGCATCACAGGCTCCAGCGCCGGGATCACTTACAATCCGGGGGGCCTGACATTTGTGAAAAACCGGATTGGCTGCCCCAAGCAAGCCAGCAAGGAAATTGGCTTTGACGCCAAGGTAGGTCTTGAGGAAGGTTTGGAGAGACTTATTGAATGGCGGAGCGCTCACAAGGAAGAGGTTGTGGCCAGACGGGCGAAGGCGCGATGA
- a CDS encoding DegT/DnrJ/EryC1/StrS family aminotransferase: MTVKRNIAIALPSTGEEEWLALREPVMSGWLTQGPKVAAFEKAFAERHHVAHAFAVTSCTTGLHLALLALGVGPGDEVIVPAFTWVATANAVIYCGAKPVFCDVDRKTFNIDPLLVPPLVTSRTKALIAVHLFGLCADMSALREALPAHVGIVEDAACAAGAAYQGKFAGGLGEVASFSFHPRKSITTGEGGMVTTNHADLAVMIDRMRNHGATVSEEQRHRGPRPYLLPDFDILGYNYRMTDLQGAIGLVQLGKLDFFIEERSQWAAWYRSELEGIDWLRLPDEPTYGRHAWQAYVTYVDPSKAPMPRNQMMERLQESGISTRPGTHAIHMLGFYKSSFSIHGDDFPASRDCDLNSMAIPLHNRMVEADYAYVVKMLKALG; the protein is encoded by the coding sequence ATGACAGTGAAGCGAAACATCGCCATCGCCCTGCCCTCAACAGGCGAAGAGGAGTGGCTTGCACTGCGCGAGCCAGTTATGTCGGGCTGGTTGACGCAAGGCCCGAAGGTTGCGGCATTTGAGAAGGCCTTCGCAGAGCGGCACCATGTTGCGCATGCATTTGCGGTTACGTCATGCACGACCGGCCTGCATTTGGCTCTTCTGGCCTTGGGCGTAGGCCCTGGCGATGAAGTAATCGTTCCAGCCTTTACGTGGGTCGCCACTGCCAATGCAGTAATCTATTGCGGAGCGAAGCCAGTTTTTTGCGACGTTGATCGCAAGACATTCAACATTGATCCGCTATTGGTACCTCCCCTTGTCACGTCACGCACGAAAGCACTGATCGCCGTGCATCTTTTCGGCCTATGTGCCGACATGTCCGCCCTGCGTGAAGCGCTCCCAGCCCATGTCGGCATTGTCGAAGATGCTGCTTGTGCTGCCGGCGCCGCCTATCAAGGTAAGTTCGCTGGCGGCTTGGGCGAGGTTGCGTCTTTTTCCTTTCACCCGAGGAAGTCAATTACGACTGGAGAGGGCGGCATGGTTACAACCAACCATGCTGATCTGGCAGTAATGATTGACCGCATGCGCAATCATGGGGCCACGGTTTCAGAAGAGCAGCGGCACAGAGGGCCGCGGCCCTACCTTTTGCCCGATTTTGACATATTGGGTTACAATTATCGCATGACCGATTTGCAAGGAGCGATCGGTCTGGTCCAACTGGGCAAGTTGGATTTCTTTATAGAGGAGCGCTCACAGTGGGCCGCATGGTACCGCAGCGAGCTGGAGGGTATTGACTGGTTGCGCTTGCCAGATGAGCCGACGTATGGGCGTCACGCCTGGCAGGCCTATGTGACATACGTAGATCCGTCAAAGGCCCCAATGCCCCGCAACCAGATGATGGAAAGATTGCAAGAGAGCGGCATATCCACCAGACCCGGAACGCACGCCATACATATGTTGGGCTTCTACAAATCATCCTTCTCAATTCACGGCGACGATTTTCCCGCCTCAAGAGACTGTGACTTGAACTCGATGGCTATCCCCCTCCACAATCGGATGGTAGAGGCCGACTACGCTTATGTTGTGAAAATGCTGAAGGCTCTGGGCTGA
- the asnB gene encoding asparagine synthase (glutamine-hydrolyzing) yields the protein MCGIAGAFCPEGGPPGVDISAMISAIAHRGPDGEGVWMDGPVAMGHRRLAILDLSPAAAQPMLSECGRFALIYNGEIYNHDELKRELIDLGYVFRSRSDTEVLLIALLCWGERVVNRLNGMFAFALWDCREKTLLLGRDRYGIKPLYVAWSGSTFLFGSEIKALLASGVLSAELDREGLTEYFTFQNFFTERTLFRNVHLMPAGHTLRLSADSQPGMFRFNQYWDFLFAEPTSNNRAQTEIADELDHLFEQAVKRQLVADVDIGAYLSGGADSGSITAIAARMLPNLRSYTVGFDLRSASGIEMAFDERASAEYMSYLFRTEHYEMVLKSGDMERSLPSVVRYLEEPRVGQSYPNYFAAKLASRSEKVVLSGTGGDELFGGYPWRYYRATQSSDFPSYIDNYYSYWQRLLPQGIAQKFFAPIWGEAKSVDAREIFRGVFRNNVGPLDRPEDYINHSLYFECKTFLHGLLSVEDKLSMAFGLETRVPFLDNDLVEFAMRLPVRYKLANLGALNFRLNENISGRKNDIFFQRTHDGKLLLREVLGRYVPEEVRSAAKQGFSAPDASWFRGESIDYVRRLLLEGPQRYAEFLDKDTVCSLVNEHLSGTENRRLLIWSLIYFERWCREFL from the coding sequence ATGTGCGGAATTGCAGGCGCGTTCTGCCCTGAGGGCGGCCCCCCAGGGGTTGATATCTCCGCCATGATCAGCGCCATCGCGCATCGCGGTCCGGATGGCGAGGGTGTTTGGATGGATGGGCCTGTTGCGATGGGCCATCGCCGACTTGCGATCCTTGACCTGAGTCCAGCCGCGGCGCAACCCATGCTGTCTGAATGCGGTCGCTTCGCCTTAATCTATAACGGTGAAATCTATAACCATGACGAGTTGAAGCGGGAACTAATTGACCTTGGCTACGTTTTTCGAAGCCGCTCGGATACCGAGGTTCTCCTGATTGCCCTGTTGTGCTGGGGTGAGCGAGTCGTCAATAGACTTAATGGAATGTTTGCCTTTGCACTTTGGGACTGCAGGGAGAAGACGCTCCTGCTTGGTCGCGATCGCTACGGCATCAAGCCCCTTTACGTTGCTTGGAGCGGATCGACCTTTTTGTTCGGTTCCGAGATCAAGGCCCTTTTGGCCTCCGGAGTGTTAAGCGCAGAATTAGACCGCGAGGGTCTGACGGAATATTTTACCTTCCAGAATTTCTTTACTGAACGCACCCTGTTTCGCAACGTACACCTGATGCCTGCCGGCCATACGTTGCGACTTTCGGCAGATTCACAGCCCGGTATGTTTCGATTCAATCAATATTGGGATTTCTTGTTCGCAGAACCCACTTCCAATAACCGGGCGCAAACAGAGATTGCCGATGAACTGGACCATTTGTTCGAACAGGCCGTAAAGCGGCAACTTGTCGCTGACGTCGATATTGGCGCCTACCTTTCAGGCGGTGCCGACTCTGGTTCCATCACGGCCATTGCGGCCCGCATGCTGCCAAATCTGCGCAGTTATACCGTCGGATTCGATTTGCGCTCGGCTTCCGGCATTGAAATGGCTTTCGACGAGCGCGCGTCAGCCGAGTACATGTCGTATCTTTTCCGCACAGAGCATTATGAAATGGTGCTGAAATCGGGCGACATGGAGCGCTCGCTTCCAAGCGTCGTGCGTTACCTTGAAGAACCACGCGTTGGCCAAAGCTATCCGAATTACTTTGCAGCCAAACTCGCATCACGCTCGGAAAAGGTCGTCCTTTCTGGAACCGGCGGCGACGAACTTTTTGGCGGTTATCCCTGGCGCTATTATCGCGCCACGCAGAGTTCTGATTTTCCATCCTATATCGACAACTATTATTCATACTGGCAACGTCTGCTCCCCCAGGGTATCGCCCAGAAATTCTTCGCGCCGATTTGGGGCGAGGCAAAATCCGTCGATGCTCGTGAAATTTTCCGCGGCGTATTTCGCAACAATGTCGGACCGTTGGATCGACCGGAAGACTACATCAACCACTCTTTGTATTTTGAATGTAAAACTTTCCTTCATGGCCTGCTTTCGGTTGAGGACAAGCTGAGCATGGCCTTTGGTCTAGAAACTCGTGTTCCCTTTCTTGACAATGATCTCGTCGAATTCGCCATGCGGCTTCCAGTTCGCTACAAGCTTGCAAACCTAGGCGCGCTCAACTTCAGACTTAATGAGAATATTTCAGGACGGAAGAACGACATATTCTTCCAGAGGACACATGATGGAAAGTTGCTCCTGCGGGAAGTTCTCGGTCGCTACGTTCCCGAGGAAGTGCGTAGCGCAGCGAAACAGGGTTTTTCCGCTCCGGATGCCAGTTGGTTTAGGGGCGAGAGCATCGACTACGTCCGTCGGCTCTTGTTGGAAGGCCCTCAGAGGTATGCGGAGTTTCTCGATAAAGATACAGTTTGCTCTCTTGTCAATGAGCACCTATCCGGAACGGAAAACCGCCGCCTGTTGATCTGGTCGCTGATTTACTTTGAACGCTGGTGCAGGGAGTTTTTGTGA
- a CDS encoding ketoacyl-ACP synthase III: MIGIHHISYACGSERKSSDQLATEQGFSSEFLKEKLGIHSRPIVAEDETTAVLAVRAARKLLQETGTPAQEIDALAVVTQTPDHLIPHVSALLHAALGFRKDVAAFDIGLGCSGFVYGLGLLLPAMSAHGWKKAILITADTYSRLIDPKDRATAPLFGDAAASSLLCDNPRFTVGRTTFGTAGDKHAALTALGTGAAPVERRPLFMDGREIFNFTMEQVLSDIRRCLEINQLASQDIDLWVFHQANRYILEAMGAALKIPLDRLVVDVAEFGNTTSSSIPIALARLDATRLRSARRILIAGFGVGLSWASTILTSYEGQAKQ, encoded by the coding sequence ATGATAGGTATCCACCATATTTCCTATGCCTGTGGAAGCGAGCGAAAAAGCAGCGACCAATTGGCGACGGAGCAAGGTTTCTCCTCGGAGTTTCTGAAAGAGAAGCTTGGAATCCACAGCCGCCCAATTGTGGCAGAGGACGAAACAACTGCTGTCCTTGCTGTTAGAGCGGCACGCAAGCTTCTTCAAGAAACAGGTACGCCCGCGCAGGAAATTGACGCTCTGGCCGTCGTCACGCAAACGCCGGATCACTTGATCCCGCATGTTTCCGCGCTGCTGCACGCAGCCCTTGGATTTCGCAAGGATGTAGCAGCCTTTGACATTGGACTTGGCTGCTCGGGATTTGTCTATGGTCTTGGCCTTTTGCTGCCAGCCATGTCGGCACACGGCTGGAAGAAGGCTATACTGATAACGGCGGACACATATTCTCGCCTGATCGATCCAAAGGACCGGGCGACCGCACCCTTGTTTGGCGATGCAGCAGCCAGCTCTTTGTTGTGTGACAATCCACGCTTTACAGTTGGAAGGACAACCTTTGGAACGGCTGGCGACAAACATGCCGCTCTGACTGCGCTGGGAACTGGCGCGGCGCCCGTCGAAAGAAGGCCGCTCTTCATGGATGGCAGGGAAATATTCAACTTCACCATGGAGCAAGTACTAAGCGATATTCGGCGTTGTCTTGAGATAAACCAGCTTGCCAGCCAAGACATCGACCTTTGGGTTTTTCATCAAGCGAACCGCTATATCCTCGAGGCTATGGGCGCCGCCCTAAAAATTCCCTTAGACCGTCTGGTTGTCGACGTTGCAGAATTCGGCAACACGACATCTTCTTCCATCCCCATTGCCCTGGCCCGGCTCGATGCAACACGCCTTAGGAGCGCGAGAAGAATTCTTATCGCCGGCTTTGGCGTAGGTTTGTCTTGGGCCTCTACGATCCTGACATCCTACGAGGGACAGGCTAAACAGTAA